One Orrella dioscoreae genomic window carries:
- a CDS encoding type II toxin-antitoxin system HipA family toxin, whose translation MTNATVRLWGKEIGAVSWLEDRQLAVFQYMPDFAQSRIELAPLTMPLGSDPYEFPGLPREAFKGLPGLLADSLPDKFGNALIDAWLVTQGRAASSFNPVERLCYIGTRGMGALEFHPSLGAGGRRSRKVEIDALTRLANDVLSHRERLAGALHGEDDREALEDILRVGTSAGGARAKAVLAWNEKTGEFRSGQVKAGEGFTYWLMKFDGIADNRDKELADPQGFGLIEYACYLLAVDAGIDMSQSRIHREGGRAHFMTRRFDRDAAGRKLHMQSLAAMRHFDFNAAGAYSYEQAVETIRRLGLPALDIEQQFRRAVLNVLIRNQDDHVKNIAFLMNRRGEWRLSPAFDVSYAYNPGGSWTHQHQMSLNGKRDHFEIDDLVAFGAFCGMKPKKARDIVADIHQRVEDWMRYADQAGVPESTAAKLHRGMRREIAV comes from the coding sequence GTGACCAATGCCACCGTCCGCCTGTGGGGTAAGGAGATTGGCGCAGTGAGCTGGCTGGAAGATCGCCAACTGGCGGTGTTCCAGTACATGCCCGACTTTGCGCAAAGCCGGATCGAGCTGGCGCCGTTGACGATGCCGCTCGGGTCCGATCCTTACGAATTCCCCGGCTTGCCGCGAGAGGCATTCAAGGGCTTGCCTGGTTTGCTGGCCGACTCATTGCCGGACAAGTTCGGCAATGCCCTGATAGATGCGTGGCTGGTGACGCAGGGCAGGGCAGCCAGCAGCTTCAACCCGGTGGAACGGTTGTGCTACATCGGCACGCGGGGCATGGGGGCGTTGGAGTTCCATCCGTCTCTTGGGGCGGGGGGGCGACGGTCACGCAAGGTCGAGATCGATGCGCTCACCCGGCTGGCCAATGACGTGCTCAGCCATCGCGAACGGCTTGCCGGCGCGTTGCATGGCGAGGACGACCGGGAGGCGCTGGAAGACATCCTGCGGGTGGGGACTTCTGCGGGCGGGGCACGCGCCAAGGCGGTGCTGGCCTGGAACGAAAAGACCGGGGAATTTCGCTCGGGCCAGGTCAAGGCAGGTGAGGGCTTCACCTACTGGCTGATGAAGTTCGACGGCATCGCCGACAATCGCGACAAGGAACTGGCTGACCCGCAAGGCTTCGGGCTGATCGAATACGCCTGCTATCTGTTGGCGGTCGATGCCGGCATCGACATGAGCCAGAGCCGGATCCATCGCGAAGGTGGACGCGCGCATTTCATGACGCGCAGGTTCGACCGTGATGCGGCAGGCCGTAAGCTGCATATGCAATCCTTGGCAGCCATGCGTCATTTCGACTTCAACGCGGCGGGTGCCTATTCCTATGAGCAAGCGGTGGAGACGATCCGCCGCCTCGGTCTACCTGCCTTGGACATCGAACAGCAGTTCCGGCGGGCGGTGTTGAACGTACTGATCCGCAACCAGGACGACCACGTCAAGAACATTGCGTTCCTGATGAACCGCCGCGGCGAGTGGCGACTCTCGCCAGCATTCGATGTGAGTTATGCCTACAACCCGGGAGGCAGTTGGACGCACCAGCATCAGATGAGCCTCAACGGCAAACGCGATCACTTCGAAATAGATGATCTGGTTGCGTTCGGTGCCTTCTGCGGCATGAAGCCGAAGAAGGCGCGAGACATCGTGGCCGACATCCATCAGCGTGTCGAAGACTGGATGCGCTATGCGGATCAAGCCGGTGTCCCGGAGTCTACGGCAGCCAAATTGCATCGAGGCATGCGTCGAGAAATCGCGGTGTAG
- the hxsC gene encoding His-Xaa-Ser system radical SAM maturase HxsC, translating to MRRLNAHFGEAVLEGVHRVIDLGDLAAEWQPSLRFLLIGEREGIAARLDRLRASGLSNVSWIDAEGLQRGDVVVSAGNGKELVVLDRASDHHHGLQLTNRCNSYCLMCSQPPTAQDDEWMVQEAVDVLRHMSPSAVIGLSGGEPLLLGDRLREILENVKHYHPAAKVDLLTNGRLLADREFADSLLSDLETPTSWLVPLYGHADFLHDFIVQAKGAFEQTLQGILNLQAYRQPVQLRVVLIQPVLEELEELCIYIGRNLPFVREVALMACEPIGFALANRDVCEVDLSEWHETLHASCRILARHEVPFLFMNAPLCALPEQLRPYAHRSISDWKNVYAPVCSECSLRASCSGFFSWHERGWKPLKTIKIFEEAKA from the coding sequence GTGCGACGTTTGAACGCTCATTTCGGTGAGGCTGTGCTCGAAGGGGTTCACCGTGTCATCGATCTTGGAGATCTGGCTGCCGAATGGCAACCGAGTTTACGGTTTTTGTTGATTGGAGAGAGAGAGGGCATAGCAGCTCGCCTCGATAGACTTAGAGCGTCGGGCCTATCGAATGTGAGTTGGATAGATGCCGAAGGGTTGCAGAGGGGAGACGTGGTGGTTTCGGCTGGCAACGGCAAGGAGCTTGTGGTCCTTGATCGCGCATCGGATCATCATCATGGGCTGCAGCTTACGAATCGCTGTAACAGTTATTGTTTGATGTGCTCGCAGCCGCCCACGGCGCAGGATGACGAGTGGATGGTGCAGGAGGCTGTAGATGTCTTGCGGCACATGTCCCCATCGGCAGTGATAGGTCTGAGCGGAGGTGAGCCGTTGCTGCTGGGAGATCGGCTGCGTGAGATCCTGGAGAACGTGAAACATTATCACCCCGCAGCTAAAGTTGATTTATTGACCAATGGCCGTCTATTGGCCGATCGGGAATTCGCTGATTCTCTTCTGAGTGATCTCGAGACCCCCACCTCTTGGCTCGTTCCCTTGTATGGACACGCTGATTTTCTACATGACTTCATCGTGCAGGCCAAGGGTGCATTTGAGCAAACGCTGCAAGGAATTCTCAATCTTCAAGCCTATCGTCAGCCAGTGCAGTTGCGGGTGGTGCTGATCCAGCCAGTGCTTGAGGAGCTTGAGGAACTCTGCATCTACATCGGGCGTAACCTGCCTTTTGTTAGGGAGGTCGCTCTGATGGCTTGTGAGCCTATCGGGTTCGCTTTGGCAAATCGGGACGTCTGCGAAGTGGATCTATCCGAATGGCATGAAACACTGCATGCTTCCTGTCGGATCTTGGCGCGTCATGAAGTACCTTTTTTGTTCATGAACGCGCCGCTTTGTGCATTGCCCGAGCAACTACGTCCCTACGCGCATCGAAGCATATCTGACTGGAAAAATGTCTATGCCCCGGTATGTTCAGAGTGTAGTTTGAGAGCTTCCTGCTCTGGTTTTTTCTCATGGCACGAACGTGGCTGGAAGCCGTTGAAGACGATAAAGATATTTGAAGAGGCAAAGGCATGA
- a CDS encoding helix-turn-helix domain-containing protein, translated as MTFVRDMVPHMEYYGNSPSTLAESLHSLGSRVAKLRLSRNLTQAHVARESGASISSIKRLEAGENTSLETLLRVLSVLGLEGRLLECLPDPDVRPVERVRHGDRERRRAREQSTTTAKATDWAWGEEDDA; from the coding sequence TTGACGTTTGTACGTGATATGGTTCCACATATGGAATATTACGGGAATTCGCCTTCTACATTGGCAGAGAGTCTGCATTCCTTGGGGTCGCGGGTTGCCAAGTTGCGCCTGAGCAGGAACCTGACCCAGGCGCATGTGGCGCGCGAGTCGGGGGCTTCCATCAGCAGCATCAAACGTCTAGAAGCGGGTGAGAACACCTCGCTGGAGACGTTGCTGCGGGTGTTGAGCGTACTGGGGCTGGAAGGGCGATTGCTTGAATGCCTGCCAGACCCGGATGTCCGGCCGGTCGAACGTGTTCGCCATGGTGATCGCGAACGCCGCCGTGCACGTGAGCAGAGCACAACGACGGCCAAGGCCACGGACTGGGCCTGGGGTGAGGAGGACGACGCGTGA
- a CDS encoding helix-turn-helix domain-containing protein, whose protein sequence is MNLIDIGHAVRTRRSELGLSQAQLAHLSGLSRQTLVGLENGTLSDLGVNRVGQVMAVLGLDSPKLDTQARRKKRGLWMAAKTASVSYAQELAPETLEQALASGEVPASFAPHLTHLLDEAPVPVVVMAVEETASHTHQPPKQVWRNVAKLAGSLSLHRRTLWA, encoded by the coding sequence ATGAACCTAATCGATATCGGCCATGCCGTGCGGACCCGGCGCTCTGAGCTGGGCCTGTCCCAAGCGCAGTTGGCGCACCTGAGCGGCCTGTCTCGTCAGACCCTGGTCGGCCTGGAGAACGGCACCCTGAGCGATCTGGGTGTCAACCGGGTGGGTCAGGTCATGGCTGTTCTGGGCCTGGACAGTCCTAAGCTGGATACCCAAGCGCGGCGGAAGAAGCGCGGCCTGTGGATGGCGGCCAAGACCGCTAGTGTCAGCTATGCGCAAGAACTGGCGCCCGAGACGCTGGAGCAGGCCCTGGCGAGCGGTGAAGTGCCTGCTTCATTTGCTCCGCACCTGACGCATTTGCTGGATGAGGCGCCCGTGCCTGTCGTCGTGATGGCTGTGGAGGAGACTGCCTCGCATACACACCAGCCCCCAAAGCAGGTCTGGCGCAACGTGGCGAAGCTGGCCGGATCGTTGTCCCTGCACCGTCGGACGTTGTGGGCATGA
- a CDS encoding TetR/AcrR family transcriptional regulator: MPQAPQRLTDRKREAIVRAAVEEFRSAGYEATSMDRIAAAAGVSKRTVYNHFPSKEALFGLMLERLWESLAASVDLAYRADAPLDEQLRRLLMQKLALLGDPSFIDLARVALAEIIHSPERAQAIVCRMGEQETGVTAWIRAAIADGRLKAVDPEFAGHQLQGLVKGFAFWPQVTFGQAPLGEAERKQVADSAVAMFLGYYARAH, encoded by the coding sequence ATGCCCCAAGCCCCCCAACGCCTGACCGACCGCAAACGCGAAGCCATCGTGCGCGCCGCCGTGGAGGAGTTCCGCAGCGCGGGCTACGAGGCCACCAGCATGGACCGCATCGCGGCGGCGGCCGGCGTGTCCAAGCGCACGGTCTACAACCACTTTCCCAGCAAGGAAGCGTTGTTCGGCCTGATGCTGGAACGGCTGTGGGAGAGCCTGGCGGCCAGCGTGGACCTGGCATACCGCGCCGATGCGCCGCTGGACGAGCAACTGCGCCGGCTGCTGATGCAGAAGCTGGCCTTGCTGGGCGATCCGAGTTTCATCGACCTGGCGCGCGTGGCCCTGGCCGAGATCATCCATTCGCCCGAGCGGGCGCAGGCCATCGTGTGCCGCATGGGGGAACAGGAAACGGGCGTGACGGCCTGGATCCGCGCGGCCATTGCGGATGGGCGCCTGAAAGCGGTCGATCCGGAGTTCGCGGGCCATCAACTGCAAGGGCTGGTGAAGGGCTTCGCTTTCTGGCCGCAAGTGACCTTCGGCCAGGCCCCGCTGGGCGAGGCCGAGCGCAAGCAGGTGGCGGACTCGGCGGTGGCGATGTTCCTGGGGTACTACGCCCGCGCGCATTGA
- a CDS encoding MBL fold metallo-hydrolase codes for MKRYAIVLLSGILAVTALCCIARDKAPSHADSPQQRDGRFHNAKPRPPMGFWKTAKIMGSFLLGKPANTVPDQAIPVRTLTRAQLDAAPDRSLYRLGHSTLLLKLRGKFWLTDPVFSERASPVQWAGPKRFHAPPIAIEDLPPIAGVILSHNHYDHLDHAAVLALADKTARFIAPLGVGDQLVAWGIDTVKITQLDWWESTTVDGLRLTATPAQHFSGRGLTDSDRSLWASWVIQDDDLKVFFSGDTGYFDGFKAIGDKLGPFDITLMETGAYDPRWAFVHMQPEETLQAHQDLRGGWLLPIHNGTFDLAMHGWSEPFERITGLAGEQGVPITTPEMGERVDLRAPHAGSAWWRKD; via the coding sequence ATGAAGCGCTACGCCATCGTTCTCCTGTCAGGAATCCTCGCCGTGACCGCTCTCTGCTGCATCGCCCGCGACAAAGCCCCCAGCCACGCCGACTCGCCGCAACAGCGTGACGGCCGCTTCCACAACGCCAAGCCGCGCCCGCCCATGGGCTTCTGGAAGACCGCGAAGATCATGGGAAGCTTCCTGCTGGGCAAGCCCGCGAACACCGTGCCGGACCAGGCCATTCCCGTGCGCACCCTGACCCGCGCGCAGCTGGACGCCGCGCCCGATCGCAGCCTGTACCGCCTGGGACACTCCACCCTGCTGCTGAAACTGCGCGGCAAATTCTGGCTGACCGACCCGGTCTTCTCGGAACGCGCCTCGCCCGTGCAATGGGCCGGGCCCAAGCGCTTCCACGCGCCGCCCATCGCCATCGAAGACCTGCCGCCGATAGCCGGCGTCATCCTGTCGCACAATCACTACGACCACCTGGACCACGCCGCCGTGCTTGCGCTGGCCGACAAGACCGCGCGCTTCATCGCGCCGCTGGGCGTCGGTGACCAACTGGTCGCGTGGGGCATCGACACGGTCAAGATCACGCAGCTGGATTGGTGGGAATCCACCACGGTCGACGGCCTGCGCCTGACGGCCACGCCCGCCCAGCACTTCTCGGGCCGCGGCCTGACCGACAGCGACCGCAGCCTGTGGGCGTCATGGGTCATCCAGGACGACGACCTGAAGGTGTTCTTCAGCGGGGACACCGGCTACTTCGACGGCTTCAAGGCGATCGGCGACAAGCTCGGCCCCTTCGACATCACGCTGATGGAAACCGGCGCCTATGACCCGCGCTGGGCCTTCGTGCACATGCAGCCCGAAGAGACGCTGCAGGCGCACCAGGACCTGCGCGGCGGCTGGTTGCTGCCCATCCACAACGGCACCTTCGACCTGGCCATGCATGGCTGGTCGGAACCCTTCGAACGCATCACAGGACTGGCGGGGGAACAAGGCGTGCCGATCACCACGCCGGAAATGGGCGAGCGCGTGGACTTGCGCGCGCCGCATGCCGGCTCGGCGTGGTGGCGCAAGGACTGA
- the hxsB gene encoding His-Xaa-Ser system radical SAM maturase HxsB gives MEAYPIEVQPHWSRRIGAKSLAVSASGDYLFLEETDLLALREGRVSELPLGLQAKLKARQFTKAVTALGSESLLLSRQAARHGTLHEGPSLHIVVPTLQCAHSCQYCQVSRSLLDTGHTITKEDLLSVCESIFQSNARALTVEFQGGDPLLRFDLVKAAIIRIKELNRVHQRSIRFVIASTLHQLDKEICAFLREHHVLLSTSIDGPSSLHNRNRPVPGRDAYERTVRGIGLAREYLGFDAVSALMTTTKASLSFPEAIVDEYVNLGFEDIFLRPLSTYGFAKRNQALLGYEVIEFQQFYAKAFSRIIYWNKRGVPLREVYASIILNKILSPFDTGYVDLQSPTGAGQSVLVYNYDGYVYPSDEARMLAETGDVSLRLGKIGTPMSVLQKSVVQQALISSSLVAEMPDCHACAYQNFCAPNPIDAQAQFGRMDAPPASTEHCQRHIWLFDFFFQRIQQADPEMLDLFHAWAQPVKEARRLCDV, from the coding sequence ATGGAGGCCTATCCCATTGAAGTGCAGCCACACTGGAGCCGGCGGATCGGTGCTAAGTCTTTAGCGGTCAGTGCTTCGGGAGACTATCTTTTCCTTGAAGAAACAGATCTTCTCGCTTTGAGGGAAGGCCGCGTTTCAGAGTTGCCGCTTGGATTGCAGGCGAAATTGAAGGCGCGTCAATTCACAAAAGCTGTCACCGCGCTAGGGAGCGAAAGTCTGCTGTTGTCTCGTCAGGCAGCGCGCCATGGAACGTTGCATGAAGGGCCGAGCCTTCATATTGTCGTCCCAACTTTGCAATGCGCTCACTCTTGTCAATATTGCCAAGTCAGTCGTTCACTCCTAGATACGGGCCACACGATAACAAAAGAGGATCTTCTTTCGGTATGTGAGTCCATTTTTCAGAGCAACGCTCGTGCACTGACTGTCGAGTTTCAAGGTGGTGACCCTTTATTGAGATTTGACTTGGTAAAGGCTGCGATCATACGAATTAAAGAACTGAATCGCGTGCATCAACGTTCAATACGATTCGTCATCGCGTCGACGTTGCATCAGCTCGATAAAGAGATTTGCGCATTTTTGCGAGAGCATCACGTCTTGCTGTCGACGAGCATTGATGGGCCGTCCTCGTTGCACAATCGCAATCGACCTGTGCCGGGCCGGGATGCATACGAGCGTACGGTACGGGGGATCGGACTGGCGCGCGAATACCTGGGGTTTGATGCAGTTTCGGCGTTGATGACAACGACCAAGGCATCTCTTTCTTTTCCTGAGGCCATCGTCGACGAGTACGTAAATTTGGGCTTTGAGGATATTTTTCTGCGGCCTTTGAGTACGTATGGTTTCGCAAAAAGAAATCAGGCCTTGCTGGGTTATGAGGTGATTGAGTTTCAGCAGTTTTATGCCAAGGCCTTCTCGCGCATCATCTACTGGAATAAGCGAGGGGTTCCGTTGCGAGAGGTCTATGCATCCATCATCCTGAACAAGATACTGTCTCCATTTGACACCGGCTACGTGGACCTCCAGAGTCCAACCGGCGCAGGGCAGAGCGTCCTTGTGTACAACTACGATGGTTATGTCTATCCGAGTGATGAGGCAAGGATGTTGGCCGAAACCGGCGATGTGTCCCTGCGGCTTGGAAAGATAGGAACCCCGATGTCCGTACTGCAAAAATCGGTAGTGCAGCAGGCTCTGATTTCTTCTAGTTTGGTCGCCGAAATGCCTGATTGTCATGCTTGTGCATACCAAAACTTCTGTGCGCCAAATCCAATAGATGCTCAAGCACAATTTGGTCGCATGGATGCTCCTCCTGCTTCAACCGAACACTGCCAACGGCATATCTGGCTCTTTGATTTCTTTTTTCAGAGAATTCAGCAAGCCGATCCAGAGATGTTGGATCTCTTTCATGCCTGGGCGCAACCCGTGAAGGAGGCGAGGCGATTGTGCGACGTTTGA
- a CDS encoding S41 family peptidase, which yields MSRHRILALLAALTIPFAAWAGPREDIEETLTAAVVQIQSHYVDAVSTRQVTLAGLRSLAPLLQPAALQLAIRTQEKAKGVTPQVRVLTDTLMRVPDSEREAALKAALRGMLAGLDTHSRLVAPAEFKPPPASVGLELQMTQGRLTVVRALPGGPAEQAGLRGGDVIVAVDETLTDGMRLAEAVTLLRGEVGTPVILKVQRIGESTTLKMTLVRAPLPAPPSVSWEREGGIAVIRIAAFNQRTAADFSAALNAAADQVSVPLQGLVLDLRGNAGGLLNVAEQVGGLLLPSGTLIGSLRGRSAQNARRLVARGGEIVPGLRMSVLVDGRTGAGAELVAGALQDHGRALLIGERTAGAGTVQTVLPLPREEGGLLLTSARMVRATGAGVEEDGVVPDVVHAAGTRQLVVRDDLLAGFDKALAWRIQAAVAQAGAEADVVRVAAMAAMRRD from the coding sequence ATGAGCCGCCATCGCATCCTGGCCCTGCTGGCCGCCCTCACGATTCCGTTTGCAGCCTGGGCAGGCCCACGCGAAGACATCGAGGAAACCCTGACCGCAGCCGTCGTGCAGATCCAGTCGCACTACGTCGATGCGGTCAGCACCCGCCAGGTGACACTCGCCGGCCTGCGCAGTCTTGCGCCACTGTTGCAGCCCGCAGCCCTGCAACTGGCAATCAGGACCCAGGAAAAAGCCAAAGGCGTCACGCCCCAAGTCCGCGTCCTGACCGACACGCTCATGCGCGTCCCAGACAGCGAACGCGAGGCTGCGCTGAAGGCAGCGTTGCGCGGCATGCTGGCCGGGCTGGATACCCACAGCCGGCTGGTCGCGCCGGCCGAATTCAAACCACCGCCTGCTTCCGTGGGTCTTGAACTGCAGATGACGCAAGGCCGCCTCACCGTCGTACGGGCATTGCCCGGCGGCCCGGCCGAGCAGGCGGGACTGCGAGGCGGCGATGTGATCGTGGCTGTGGACGAGACCCTGACCGACGGCATGCGGCTGGCTGAGGCCGTGACCCTCTTGCGTGGCGAAGTCGGAACGCCGGTGATATTGAAGGTGCAGCGCATCGGCGAGTCCACAACGCTGAAAATGACATTGGTGCGCGCTCCTCTGCCCGCCCCGCCCTCGGTGTCGTGGGAACGCGAGGGTGGTATCGCGGTGATTCGGATCGCCGCCTTCAACCAGCGCACGGCGGCGGACTTCAGTGCTGCATTGAATGCCGCCGCGGATCAGGTAAGTGTGCCGCTGCAAGGGCTTGTGCTGGATCTGCGTGGTAATGCTGGTGGCTTGCTGAATGTGGCTGAACAGGTGGGTGGCCTGCTGCTGCCCTCCGGGACCTTGATCGGTAGCTTACGCGGGCGGTCGGCGCAGAATGCGCGGCGGCTCGTGGCCAGGGGTGGAGAGATCGTGCCTGGATTACGGATGAGCGTGCTGGTGGATGGGCGCACTGGGGCTGGCGCGGAGCTGGTTGCCGGGGCGTTGCAGGATCATGGGCGGGCGTTGTTGATTGGGGAACGGACGGCTGGCGCAGGGACGGTGCAGACGGTGCTGCCCTTGCCGCGGGAGGAAGGCGGGTTGTTGTTGACCAGTGCGCGGATGGTTCGTGCCACGGGTGCGGGGGTTGAAGAAGATGGGGTGGTGCCTGATGTCGTGCATGCCGCTGGGACTAGGCAGTTAGTGGTGCGTGATGATTTGCTTGCGGGGTTTGATAAGGCGTTGGCCTGGAGGATTCAGGCTGCTGTGGCGCAAGCTGGGGCTGAGGCGGATGTGGTGAGGGTGGCAGCGATGGCGGCGATGCGCCGCGATTGA